A single Cucumis melo cultivar AY chromosome 4, USDA_Cmelo_AY_1.0, whole genome shotgun sequence DNA region contains:
- the LOC127148983 gene encoding LOW QUALITY PROTEIN: uncharacterized protein LOC127148983 (The sequence of the model RefSeq protein was modified relative to this genomic sequence to represent the inferred CDS: substituted 1 base at 1 genomic stop codon) has protein sequence MSKKLVTALNLKTQPQGKPYKIGLIKKGGEILISEICSVPLSIGNSYKDQIVCDVIEMDVCHILLGRPWQFDVQSNKDEQIPEAIKELFKKYPKISKEPTGLPPLRDIQHNIELLPGASLPHLSHYRMSPNEYKILHDTIEELLKNGHIKPSFSPCAVPALLTPKKDETXRMCVDSRAINKITVKYRFPIPRVRDLLDQLGGACIFSKIDLRSGYYQIRIRPGDEWKITFKTNEGLFEWLVMQFGLSNAPSTFMRLMNKVLHPFLNKFIIVYFDDILVFSKTYDQHLQHIDQLFQVLNHNELYVNLKKCIFCCNEIAFLGFIIRKDHVLMDEKKVETIKNWSTSTTVKQVQAFLGLASFYRKFIQNFSSIAAPITDCLKKGAFQWGPKQQHSFNLLKESLSSSPVLKLLDFSQAFEVAVDACGTGIGVVISQQGHSIAYFSEKLSKSRQSWSTYE, from the exons ATGTCCAAAAAATTAGTTACAGCTCTCAACCTCAAAACGCAACCGCAAGGAAAACCTTACAAAATCGGCTTGATAAAGAAAGGAGGAGAAATCTTGATCTCTGAAATTTGTTCTGTTCCTCTATCTATTGGGAATAGCTACAAGGATCAAATAGTATGTGATGTAATTGAAATGGACGTTTGTCACATCCTATTAGGGAGACCTTGGCAGTTTGATGTCCAAA GCAACAAAGATGAACAAATCCCTGAAGCCATTAAAGAATTGTTCAAGAAGTATCCTAAAATCAGCAAAGAACCTACAGGCCTTCCTCCTTTGCGTGATATACAGCACAATATTGAATTACTTCCAGGTGCCTCTCTTCCTCACTTATCTCACTATCGCATGAGCCCAaatgaatataaaattttacatGATACCATTGaagaattattaaaaaatgGGCACATTAAGCCAAGCTTTAGCCCTTGTGCAGTACCAGCACTACTAACTCCCAAAAAAGATGAAACTTGAAGGATGTGTGTGGATAGTAGAGCTATCAACAAAATCACAGTAAAATATAGATTTCCAATCCCAAGGGTCAGGGATTTGTTAGATCAATTGGGAGGTGCTTGTATCTTTTCGAAGATTGATCTAAGAAGTGGCTATTATCAAATACGTATTAGACCTGGAGATGAATGGAAAATAACCTTCAAGACCAACGAAGGACTTTTTGAGTGGCTTGTAATGCAATTTGGCCTTTCTAATGCTCCTAGCACTTTCATGAGGTTGATGAACAAGGTACTACATCCTTTCTTAAACAAGTTCATTATAGTTTACTTTGATGACATTCTTGTCTTTAGCAAAACCTATGATCAACACCTCCAACACATTGACCAGCTGTTCCAAGTACTTAATCACAATGAACTTTATGTAAATCTCAAGAAGTGCATTTTCTGCTGTAATGAAATAGCCTTCTTGGGGTTCATAATCAGAAAAGATCATGTTCTAATGGATGAGAAGAAGGTAGAAACAATTAAAAACTGGTCAACTTCAACTACTGTCAAACAAGTGCAAGCATTCTTGGGATTGGCTTCATTCTACAGGAAGTTTATCCAAAACTTCAGTTCCATTGCTGCACCTATAACAGATTGTTTAAAGAAAGGAGCATTCCAGTGGGGTCCTAAACAACAACATAGTTTCAACCTGCTAAAAGAAAGTTTGAGCAGCAGCCCAGTTCTTAAACTACTAGACTTTTCCCAAGCTTTTGAAGTAGCAGTAGACGCCTGTGGCACTGGTATTGGAGTTGTCATTTCTCAACAAGGACATTCAATCGCATATTTCAGTGAGAAATTAAGCAAGTCTAGACAGTCATGGAGTACTTATGAGTAG